The Micromonospora siamensis genome contains the following window.
CCAGAACAGGATGGTGCCCCAGTTCCAGGAGGAGACCGACGAGATGCCGATGAAGGCCAGGGTGATCTCCGACATCACCGCGAAGATCACGGTGCCGACGAAGCCCGAGGCGATGATCGCGGTGAGGTTCGGCAGGATCTCGAAGCCGATGATCCGCCAGGTCCGCTCGCCGGTGGCGCGGGCCGCCTCGACGTAGTCCCGACGGCGCAGCGACAGCGTCTGCGCGCGTAGGACGCGGGCGCCCCACGCCCACGCCGTGCAGCCGATGATGAGGGCGACCAGCAGGTCGCTGGCCTGCTCCACGACCGAGGTGACGATGATGATCAGCGGCAGCGCGGGGATGACCAGGAAGACGTTGGACACCGCCGAGAGTCCCTCGTCGGCGGCGCCGCCGAGGTAGCCGGCCGTCACCCCGACCAGGATGGACAGGAGCGTGGCCAGCACACCGGCGATCAGGCCCACCACCATGACGCTGCGGGCACCGACCAGGATCTGGCTGAGGATGTCCTGGCCGAGGTGGGTGGTGCCGAACCAGTGCCGGCCCGAGGGCGGCTGCAGGACGTCGCCGCTGCGGGCGTCCGGGTCGTACGGCGCCACCCACGGCCCGATGACCGCGAGGAGGCCGTACCCGGCCAGGACGACCAGTCCGGTGGTGGCCTTGCCGTTGGCCAGGAACCGCAACCGGCGCCGTCTGGCCCGGCCCGACGCGGCCGACGGCGGGGCCATCGCCCCCTGGCCGGGGACGACCTGGTCGAGGCTCGACGGGGAGATCGTCATCGCTCAGCTCCTTCGGGTACGCGGGTCGAGGAGCAGGTACGCGACGTCGGCCAGCAGGTTCGCCACCAGCACGGAGATCGTGATGATCAGGAAGATCCCCTGCATCAGCGGGTAGTCCTTGTAGCCGACCGCCTGGAACAGTTGGTAGCCGAGGCCCGGGTAGGAGAAGACGATCTCCACCAGCAGCGTGCCGCCGACGATGAACCCGAGCGACAGGGCGAAGCCCGAGACGTTGGGCAGCAGCGCGTTGCGGGCGGCGTAGCCGAGGGCCACCCGGCGCTCCGACAGCCCCTTGGCGTGGGCGACGGTGATGTAGTCCTCCGACGAGACGGTGACCATCATGTTGCGCATGCTGAGGATCCAGCCGCTCATCGAGGAGACCAGGATGGTGGCGGCGGGCAGGACGCTGTGCCGTACGGCGCTCGGCACGAAGTACTGGTCGAAGGCCGGCACCAGGCCCGGCTCGTAGCCGCCGGAGGAGGGGAAGAAGCTTCCCGGGCCGGTGAACACCGCGATGGCGACCAGACCCAGCCAGAAGTACGGGATCGAGGACAGGAACGTCGTGGCCGGCAGCAGGCCGTCGACCCAGGAGCCGCGCCGCCAGCCCGCGCCGACGCCGAGCGCGGTGCCGAGCAGGAAGCTGACGATGGTGGTGACGCCGACCAGGCCGACCGTCCACGGCAGGCTGTCGCCGATCACCGTCGACACCGGCGTCGGGAAGAACGTGAACGACAGCCCCAGATCGCCGTGCAGTATCTGGCGCCAGTAGTCGACGTACTGCTCCCACAGGCTCTGGTCACGGTCCAGGCCGAACAGCACGCGCAGCGACGCGATGGCGTCGGCGCTGATCCGGCCCTGGTTGCGGGAGATGAGGGACTGGACCGGGTCGCCCGGCACCAGCCGGGGGATCAGGAAGTTGAGGGTGATCGCCGCCCACGCGGTGAACAGGTAGAAGACCGTGCGTTGCAGCAGGAACCTCATCGCGCCTCCCCGGCGCCGGGTCGCCCGGTGAGCGCGGGCGGTGCCGTCGAATCGGTGTCGGCGGCGGCGGAGCCGGGCGGGTCGGCGGCGACGGTGGCCGCGTCGAAGAGCCAGCACGCCGCCCAGTGACCGGACTCGTCGATGGTCAGCCGCGGCGGCAGGTCGGTGGCGCAACGCCGCATG
Protein-coding sequences here:
- a CDS encoding ABC transporter permease: MRFLLQRTVFYLFTAWAAITLNFLIPRLVPGDPVQSLISRNQGRISADAIASLRVLFGLDRDQSLWEQYVDYWRQILHGDLGLSFTFFPTPVSTVIGDSLPWTVGLVGVTTIVSFLLGTALGVGAGWRRGSWVDGLLPATTFLSSIPYFWLGLVAIAVFTGPGSFFPSSGGYEPGLVPAFDQYFVPSAVRHSVLPAATILVSSMSGWILSMRNMMVTVSSEDYITVAHAKGLSERRVALGYAARNALLPNVSGFALSLGFIVGGTLLVEIVFSYPGLGYQLFQAVGYKDYPLMQGIFLIITISVLVANLLADVAYLLLDPRTRRS
- a CDS encoding ABC transporter permease; this translates as MTISPSSLDQVVPGQGAMAPPSAASGRARRRRLRFLANGKATTGLVVLAGYGLLAVIGPWVAPYDPDARSGDVLQPPSGRHWFGTTHLGQDILSQILVGARSVMVVGLIAGVLATLLSILVGVTAGYLGGAADEGLSAVSNVFLVIPALPLIIIVTSVVEQASDLLVALIIGCTAWAWGARVLRAQTLSLRRRDYVEAARATGERTWRIIGFEILPNLTAIIASGFVGTVIFAVMSEITLAFIGISSVSSWNWGTILFWAQGQQALAQGAWWWFVPAGLAIALLGTALALINFGIDEFVSPRLRTSGRSRIRTADGRTVRMRVGFTPVLAPTPAVPAPRDGATGEDETR